A single Triticum dicoccoides isolate Atlit2015 ecotype Zavitan chromosome 2A, WEW_v2.0, whole genome shotgun sequence DNA region contains:
- the LOC119353632 gene encoding peroxidase 2-like, which translates to MGRVAIWIACVLLLAATCQGKGAPGHRVRVGYYNRKCRAAESIVRDVVGKAVSRNPGLGAGIIRMAFHDCFVQGCDASVLLDATPANPRPEKLGPPNFPSLRGFEVIDAAKAVLERVCPRVVSCADIIAFAARDAAFFLSSSLIDYKMPAGRFDGRVSLETEALQFLPPPFFNLTQLVDSFKAKNMDEDDLVVLSGAHTIGVSHCSSFTDRLPPNPSDMNPGLTRLLRSKCPVSPNFTNDPTVVQDIVTPNRMDNMYYTNLLKRNVLFISDAALLTSGKTATKVMENAFNPGSWEKKFAKAMVKMAAIELKTAANGEIRRNCRIVNK; encoded by the exons ATGGGTAGGGTTGCGATCTGGATCGCGTGCGTGCTGCTCCTGGCGGCGACATGCCAGGGCAAGGGGGCTCCGGGGCATAGGGTGAGGGTCGGCTACTACAACCGGAAGTGCCGCGCGGCGGAGAGCATCGTCAGGGACGTCGTCGGCAAGGCCGTCTCCCGGAACCCCGGCCTCGGCGCCGGCATCATCCGCATGGCcttccacgactgcttcgtccAG GGCTGTGACGCGTCGGTGCTGCTGGACGCGACTCCGGCGAACCCGCGGCCGGAGAAGCTCGGCCCGCCCAACTTCCCCAGCCTGCGCGGCTTCGAGGTGATCGACGCTGCCAAGGCGGTCCTCGAGAGGGTCTGCCCTAGagtcgtctcctgcgccgacatcaTCGCCTTCGCCGCACGCGACGCCGCCTTCTTCCTCAGCAGCAGCCTGATCGACTACAAGATGCCGGCGGGGCGGTTCGACGGGCGCGTGTCGCTTGAAACTGAGGCGCTGCAGTTCCTGCCCCCGCCCTTCTTCAACCTCACGCAGCTCGTCGACAGCTTCAAGGCCAAGAACATGGACGAGGACGACCTCGTGGTGCTCTCCGGCGCGCACACCATCGGCGTGTCGCACTGCTCCTCCTTCACCGACCGCCTGCCACCGAACCCCTCCGACATGAACCCGGGCCTCACCAGGCTGCTGCGGAGCAAGTGCCCCGTCAGCCCCAACTTCACCAACGACCCCACCGTGGTGCAGGACATCGTCACCCCCAACCGGATGGACAACATGTACTACACCAACCTGCTCAAGCGGAACGTGCTCTTCATCTCCGACGCGGCGTTGCTCACGTCGGGGAAGACGGCGACGAAGGTGATGGAGAACGCGTTCAACCCCGGGAGCTGGGAGAAGAAGTTCGCCAAGGCGATGGTCAAGATGGCTGCCATCGAGCTCAAGACCGCTGCCAACGGCGAGATCAGGAGGAACTGTAGGATCGTCAACAAATAG